The genome window GAAAACACTGAGGTGGTACAGGaaacaagcagcagaaacatTATTCACGCCCTGCGATGGATGTTCAGCGATTTTGCATCACCTGTTGCCATTACAAACCTCACACACAAtggtattttctccttttcctgcagcagtAGTGAGAAGGTAGCAGAGTATGTCTGAGACAGAAGCAGCCTGAAGCACCGTGTGACAATTTCTCTGCGAGTTACTTGAAGGGCAACAGGGAGAAACTGGAAAGCCAATACTGCCTGTCAAGGCCTCCAAACCAAACAGCTCCATGAGGAAGAGCTTGCAAACTCACAAATTATCAGGAGAAAAAGGATCCCTTTGACCACTATTTTGCACCCAGGAATTCTCCAGTTTGAGTTTAAGTTACACTTGTCTGTTAAACCAACAGTGGCACTGCTAAACACAATGTAAATTGTGGTCAAGAAGTCAATGCAGATGTATGGATGGATATACATCAgttgcaaagtatttttcaggGTAAGCACAATACCGAGAAATCATGCAAAAGAGTAGCTATGTGTTGCTGTTTTCATACACCTGCTCCATCAGCACTGCTGATCTCATCTGACTCTTCACAACAAGAAGTATTATGGATGGAATATGCTTCAATCCTGGTGTGACTGCCTCTGCCTTAACACACTGTGAAGCTGCTGCACATGCTGGCATAGACTTGCTATTAGATATACAGACTTCCTCTAAATGTAAGGTATCTGTCATTTCATGTCTTCCTGTAAGGTAAAGAATGAATTTCAAtcactttttctgtattcaaagCTGTAAAAGTCGGTGATGCACAAGTATGTTACCAAACCATTCATACTGGGGCACATCCTATGCAGCCTTAATCCTCATGCATTTTGTTCCACCTCATGCTACAGATTTCCTACAGTTCAGCCTACAGCCATGTACTACATAACTGTGTTTTGGTTTATGCTATAGAACAGTTCCTACAACAAGGATTCACTaagaaaaagcaactgtttTCCTAgggttttcatttctcttccatcATCACCTGTTACGTATTTCATGATGTTCAATTCTATACCTGAATTGCTCAGAAACCCATAAAACAAAGAGCTGATCTAATTTTCATCAAGCTCAttccttctctgaaaagaaaaaaaatgcactccTTTTACCTCAATCTGTTCTTCAATGCTTGCTTCATATTTATTCATGATCATACCTTGTCTTATCTTTGCTCCTCCCATTGGCTTTCCTCTGCCTCCAAATCTTTCACTACTTTTTGGCAATGCTTCATATTTCATTCTCATTTCTCACTCATTTTCCTCAGTAAccatctttttgcttttccttgctcAGATCTTGGTAAGGTTCTGGAAGCTGGGAGGTTCCATGACCTTAAAATGTTATCGTGGAAGTCTTGCCTCTTCAACTCATTGCTCCAGCTCTATGATTTGGTcatgtcgtggtttcagcccagccggtaacaaagcacaaagcaccacgcagcctctcgctcactcctccccccaccccggccccggtgggacgaggagaaaaaaataaaagaaacgctcgtgagttgagataaggactgggagggatcactcaccacttatggtcacgggcaaaagacaggctcagcttggggaagaaaacaaaatcaatttaatttactacaagtcaaaacagaacaaggatattaggaagtaaaacccaaccttagaacaccttccccccagccctccctccttcccgccacaaccccactcccggttctccccacctcctccccgcggcggcgcaggggaacaggggacgggggttggggtcagctcgccacaccttgtctctgccgctccttcctccgcagggggaggactcctcacccgtcccctgctccaccgtggggtccctcccgcgggagacagtccttcaggaacatctccaacgtgagtcctttccgcgggctgcgGTTCCTCACAgacttccctggcgtgggtcctttccgcgaGCCgaccttcagtcacagactgctccagcgcgggctttcccatggagtcacggccatcttggggggcatccccctgctccggcgtgggctcctccacgggctgcaggtgggcttCTGCTCcaccgctcacctccatgggctgggggggcacagcctgccatctcaccacgggctgcaggggcatcaacctTCTCtgtcctccctttccttcttcactgacctcggtatctgcatcggtgttcctctcacattccaatcccccacTCACTGCCAGTTCCCTTTCTTAAGGGAGTTCTCCCagttctcccagaggcgctaccaccgtcctggatgggctcagcctgggccagcggcaggtccgacttggagccagggaagcttctagcagcttctcacaggagccacccctgcggccccctcccctgctaccaaaaagaAACCACACCACACAAACCTGTAACAGGTTAAAACTCTCAGAACATGTCACTCAATAGCTAACCAACTGCCAGGATCTCCCATTTCACTCTTTCAACCTTGTGTAACCGATGAACAAACTTCTCCATGTCTGAATAGAAACAAGCAGTGACAATTCTACTTACACTTTTTAAACCAAATCAGGGCTAACAGCGCAAGAGCAACTTTCTTAACCTGGTCTGCTAACAGCAGAGAGCTACCGCCAATTGCTTCCTATagcatggaaaacaaacagaaacctAAACAATGACAAATGACAGCAAGAAGCAACTAACAGCAGTTAGCAGCTGGATACCAGAAGGTTGTAACTGCACAGGTTACAGGCATGCTAACCccaggacaaaaagaaaagtgaactTCTGGGAGAAGTGGGAGGGAGAACATACAGGTCAAATAGATGAAATCTCTTCAATGCATTCCAGAAATAAGTCTTATGACATCCAAGACTGCCATTCTGTgccattcctttaaaaatgtaggtTTTTGTAATAGTTCTTAAATGTTAGTCAAGTTAGATCCATCCACCAAATTAAAAGGGTAAAATTTCATGGACAAGGTCTATGCATTTTATGTTCATGTACTAAAGAACCTAAATTGAGAGCAGCTCTCCATAGTAACATGGGAGTAAAACATCATTAAACATGATTTATTCATCACTGCTGCTtatacagcaaataaaataatagatgCTTGTAAGACTTACgtttatatttttcctcttctgacaGATTTATAAATGAGAATTATTTTGTAAGTCAAAAACCATTCTATTTAAgctgtttaaattaaaagcactgttcaaatttattttttccaacagaGAGTGAAACTTTCAATAAGGCCTAGAAATCCCAACAGATGTTTCAGAGTATAAAcccaaagaaaatttaagttttaaaaccTCACTGCATAGCTTCAGCAGTCTGACATGAGCAAGCAAAAATTAAACCCCTACTTCTCACTTGTTCAGACTTATTTAAGAGCTTTGCCCTGTACTTGGAAATTAGAAAGTTGGATAGGCTTTCTGTTGGTTGTAGTATAACAATCTTTGTAGCCATTTTTCAGTTAGATACCACAGGATAACTTCAGAAttaggaacaaaaccaaacataagTTCTTGATTATGATTGAAATCTAAAGAAAGCAACCAAAAACTTGACAGTAGCACTGTGCTATTATCTCACATAcaattttcctcttctcagttTTCATTAGGTTAATTAAATTTAAGAATACAGATATCCTGCTATTGAGATCATACCCTTAATTGTGTATGTGCTGCTACAAATGTACCACTTCAGTCAGTATCGGTAATGCCACCATGGTAACTTTATTCCACTCTCAAATCAATCACATCCTCATCCTTCATGATGCACTATTTAGTTGTCTGCATTCAAATATGCATATAAACATCCAAAAGAGTTACCGTaagagtttttattaaaaaaaaccctaatgtacatcttcttccccagcacagctatatttttcttaaaaagtacTGTATGTATCAAACATTTCAGGTTTATCCCATCACTGTCCATTGTCTTTGAAGAGCTGTTAAACATCTCCAACTTTAATGAACTTCAGTAGAGcctgaagaaaaagcttttagcTTTCTAAATGTATGAGAAGTGGCTTAGTATTTTGTGGCATGAACACAACGTGCCATTAACAAGTAATCCTTGTGTTTACAGCTTTCTTTCAGGAATGACAAACTCCAAATCCCAAGTGATAATTCATACCCTGCATAAAACTAacacaaaatacattattcagATGAATAGAGAACATTTGCAAAGGTCTTTcaacattcatatttttaacaGCTCTTTAAAGAGGTAATGGTGCAGATTAAGTACAAGCTTTTTGCCTCAGTATAATacacatttgaaattaaaataaaacatggaagACCAATatctttacattttattcttcagaaaaagaagaatcttaaagaaagcatttagtAGTCCACTTGTGCTTAAAATACTCAATGCATgagaaagccaaaagaaaaaccatACACATTTTTGTACACCATGATCAAAAAGAGAACATtataaattttcagaaattgcaTTGTACTTAAAACACCCTCTAGAATCCGCTCCACTTCTACGTATGGCTACTGAGGCTGCCTGACACAGTTCCTTTTCCACTTTAATTGCCAACCTGTGGAGGCCCTTCAGGGATGAGTGATGTGAAGAAGGTTGTGATAAAGGACCAAGCAGAAGCCATGAATCCAGGCTGCTGCTCTGTATTGGCATCTTCACCTGCATCTTCTCCACTGTCTTCATCAATCCCATCATCCATAAGTCgttcctttaaaaacagaaattgaagCAATtcaactgtttcttttcagagctCTGACACAAGGTAACCAGCAGTATCTTCCTACATCAAGTAACTTGTCTCAGAACCACCTCCTGAAAAGTAGCTAACATGAAGAAAATCTGTGACTGAAGTAGAGACAATCAGTAATTGTCAGACTGGAAAAATTAGATAATTTAAGCAGCAAGCACAATACTGAGGACAATGCTGAAAGCTTTCTGGTTAAATGGACTATGTTTCATAAAAGTTGACTTTCTGTCCAGGCATTACAGCATACTTTACAACATAATACATAGGAGTCTCAAAAGACATGTCTGCTCTTACTCACCATCTCTTCAAGATCAGGATTATTTGCATGTTGCCCATCACGGTTCACTTCCACATTATTGGCTGCCTGTTGTTGGCCTCCCTCTTGCCTAAAGGGGAACCATCCAGCTTGGTGTCTACGTAAGAAAACGGAACAGTTGAAAaacctctcttttttaaaagaaactaaaatatttttctgctacaGAGCAGTAATTTACTGCAGTAAATTCTTCAAGTGCTTTCAAATGCATGTTTCAAAAGctacatgtatttttctgcaggTCTTACTTCCAGATCAAAATGGCTATTCTTTGATGTCTGGGTTAAGAAGGGTCTTGCTAAGAGCTGTTCTTTAAGTTTTAGAAGTGCTGTTCACAGCCCTCtgttccagaaaaataatttaccatGATTAGGTGATTAAATATGTAGAATACTTTTCGGGGGTCTCCTCCccatttttaagttatttaacTTTCAAAGGCAGCAATTTTCATAGTTTAAAGTtgattttctgtgcaaaaaCCAATTTAAACTTCAGCTAAGGCTTGAACCACATTACCACTGTAAATTAAATAAGCCTCTCCTGTGTTTTCAAGTGTCTATATTCTGATTTCAACTATCATATCTGCACAAGAAACAGAACAGTCCTTGTGAGGACTGAGGCTACAATGTAAGGAAACTCTCAATGAATGACATCAGTCCAAAATATCAAGCattactgctgttttccagtTCTATTTACATCACTAAGgtattttcatatataaagGGGAGTGATGACAACAGTACTGATGTTTCTTAATAAAATAGAGAGCGAGCTTAGGTCTTTATGatgcattgtaaaaaaatttaagtcCCTACAATTCTACCAGATCTAGTACCCACCATTACAGTAGCACTACTTGAACTCTGCCTAACACAATTTACTGCACAAATCCCAtgttatttttgaaatgcaaatgagCTTAGCTGTGCAATTTTCTTCTCATATCCAAGCAGTAAGTGTTTTAAGTTTATGCAAGCATATGCTCAACCTATACGAACttccctcccctcacccccattTTCTAAATTTGCCTCCCAAAATTCTACATTTCTACAACACTGATCTGTTAATATCACCAACGTTAAAGAGCACTGTGTTTCATGTATAAGTGGTATACAGCttcctgtaaaaatgttttgagaatgatttcttttttttaaatcagtttccctacttgtttgaattttttttttttttttttttttttttttaaacacacacacaccacactAAAGGAGCAGTGCCTAAACTTTTGCATTTGGGtaatctttcagtttaaatggATTATACATGAGCACCATACTCCACATATCGGATCTGCAGCTATACTTAACTGTTGTACTCACAAATAAACCAGCAGCATGGCTCCCATTACCATGACAAATCGACTGAAGGAAGAATAGAAGTATACAATGCTCAGAAGAATTGCTGCTCTAGAGAACGTGTACATCCAGTCCAGCCAGTCCCGGTTGAAGTCCTCCTCATTCACTACAGGGCCACCCTGCGCATTCATCTGAACATTTGGGTTTACAGGCCTGTTCTCCTGGACGGCTACATTTGGCACTGCTGCGGGCTCATTTGCAGGAGCATGTTCTGAATTTACAGCCTGGGCAACTGCAGATCTCACTGGCTCAGTGCTGGAAGTCACTTGGGCTGAAATAGCAGCTTGGCtaaaaatttaaacataaaactgGTTTGTCAAAAAACACTCACCAAAATTTCTAAGCCTattcttgtcttcttttctacactaataaaaacaaaatttcagatgCAATAGATGTCAAATAAAGATTTaagggaaaatgcagttttacatATTAATACATTAATTAATTCCAATCCAAAACTGGATTTCATAATTTGCTGGAAAAAACTTAGTGTAAAACAGCACAgccagacaaaagaaaaacagacatttcGATCCTGCAAACAACATTTAAGTTTTTAATACCTTCCTTTTATTAGTGTCACTGAGTACTACTGAAGATAATGCAGACTTACTATTGCATGTAGTACTGACGTGCATACATTTGTTGCCACCAGATCATCTGTAAGGGACTGAATGCAGGATATACAGAAAATCCAGCAGGAACACCTTGGCCTGGAAATTGGTTGCCTATATTGCTAGAAAAggatttaaagcaaaatattctgttctaaATTGCCACATGTATAAAATGcactaatattaaaaaacaattaaagtagcatttttcct of Aquila chrysaetos chrysaetos chromosome 3, bAquChr1.4, whole genome shotgun sequence contains these proteins:
- the HERPUD2 gene encoding homocysteine-responsive endoplasmic reticulum-resident ubiquitin-like domain member 2 protein isoform X4, which translates into the protein MDQSVVDHPVTLIIKAPNQKYTDQTINCFLDWTVGKLKSHLSKVYPSKPSTKDQRLVYSGRLLPDHLQLKDVLRKNLDRSGSTAASPTNQEASSTSLNTSADGVRHRNLPQAQSSPIPSHQFPYLMQGCPGLLQFTTSKSLGKELEILPKHAICSRSNIGNQFPGQGVPAGFSVYPAFSPLQMIWWQQMYARQYYMQYQAAISAQVTSSTEPVRSAVAQAVNSEHAPANEPAAVPNVAVQENRPVNPNVQMNAQGGPVVNEEDFNRDWLDWMYTFSRAAILLSIVYFYSSFSRFVMVMGAMLLVYLHQAGWFPFRQEGGQQQAANNVEVNRDGQHANNPDLEEMERLMDDGIDEDSGEDAGEDANTEQQPGFMASAWSFITTFFTSLIPEGPPQVGN
- the HERPUD2 gene encoding homocysteine-responsive endoplasmic reticulum-resident ubiquitin-like domain member 2 protein isoform X5, which gives rise to MDQSVVDHPVTLIIKAPNQKYTDQTINCFLDWTVGKLKSHLSKVYPSKPQDEYHMVHLVCTSRTPPSSPKPSTSREGHGASAFSSSSNLDRSGSTAASPTNQEASSTSLNTSADGVRHRNLPQAQSSPIPSHQFPYLMQGNIGNQFPGQGVPAGFSVYPAFSPLQMIWWQQMYARQYYMQYQAAISAQVTSSTEPVRSAVAQAVNSEHAPANEPAAVPNVAVQENRPVNPNVQMNAQGGPVVNEEDFNRDWLDWMYTFSRAAILLSIVYFYSSFSRFVMVMGAMLLVYLHQAGWFPFRQEGGQQQAANNVEVNRDGQHANNPDLEEMERLMDDGIDEDSGEDAGEDANTEQQPGFMASAWSFITTFFTSLIPEGPPQVGN
- the HERPUD2 gene encoding homocysteine-responsive endoplasmic reticulum-resident ubiquitin-like domain member 2 protein isoform X2, which encodes MDQSVVDHPVTLIIKAPNQKYTDQTINCFLDWTVGKLKSHLSKVYPSKPQDEYHMVHLVCTSRTPPSSPKPSTSREGHGASAFSSSSNLDRSGSTAASPTNQEASSTSLNTSADGVRHRNLPQAQSSPIPSHQFPYLMQGCPGLLQFTTSKSLGKELEILPKHAICSRSNIGNQFPGQGVPAGFSVYPAFSPLQMIWWQQMYARQYYMQYQAAISAQVTSSTEPVRSAVAQAVNSEHAPANEPAAVPNVAVQENRPVNPNVQMNAQGGPVVNEEDFNRDWLDWMYTFSRAAILLSIVYFYSSFSRFVMVMGAMLLVYLHQAGWFPFRQEGGQQQAANNVEVNRDGQHANNPDLEEMERLMDDGIDEDSGEDAGEDANTEQQPGFMASAWSFITTFFTSLIPEGPPQVGN
- the HERPUD2 gene encoding homocysteine-responsive endoplasmic reticulum-resident ubiquitin-like domain member 2 protein isoform X3, whose amino-acid sequence is MDQSVVDHPVTLIIKAPNQKYTDQTINCFLDWTVGKLKSHLSKVYPSKPSTKDQRLVYSGRLLPDHLQLKDVLRKQDEYHMVHLVCTSRTPPSSPKPSTSREGHGASAFSSSSNLDRSGSTAASPTNQEASSTSLNTSADGVRHRNLPQAQSSPIPSHQFPYLMQGNIGNQFPGQGVPAGFSVYPAFSPLQMIWWQQMYARQYYMQYQAAISAQVTSSTEPVRSAVAQAVNSEHAPANEPAAVPNVAVQENRPVNPNVQMNAQGGPVVNEEDFNRDWLDWMYTFSRAAILLSIVYFYSSFSRFVMVMGAMLLVYLHQAGWFPFRQEGGQQQAANNVEVNRDGQHANNPDLEEMERLMDDGIDEDSGEDAGEDANTEQQPGFMASAWSFITTFFTSLIPEGPPQVGN
- the HERPUD2 gene encoding homocysteine-responsive endoplasmic reticulum-resident ubiquitin-like domain member 2 protein isoform X1, translating into MDQSVVDHPVTLIIKAPNQKYTDQTINCFLDWTVGKLKSHLSKVYPSKPSTKDQRLVYSGRLLPDHLQLKDVLRKQDEYHMVHLVCTSRTPPSSPKPSTSREGHGASAFSSSSNLDRSGSTAASPTNQEASSTSLNTSADGVRHRNLPQAQSSPIPSHQFPYLMQGCPGLLQFTTSKSLGKELEILPKHAICSRSNIGNQFPGQGVPAGFSVYPAFSPLQMIWWQQMYARQYYMQYQAAISAQVTSSTEPVRSAVAQAVNSEHAPANEPAAVPNVAVQENRPVNPNVQMNAQGGPVVNEEDFNRDWLDWMYTFSRAAILLSIVYFYSSFSRFVMVMGAMLLVYLHQAGWFPFRQEGGQQQAANNVEVNRDGQHANNPDLEEMERLMDDGIDEDSGEDAGEDANTEQQPGFMASAWSFITTFFTSLIPEGPPQVGN
- the HERPUD2 gene encoding homocysteine-responsive endoplasmic reticulum-resident ubiquitin-like domain member 2 protein isoform X6, which encodes MDQSVVDHPVTLIIKAPNQKYTDQTINCFLDWTVGKLKSHLSKVYPSKPNLDRSGSTAASPTNQEASSTSLNTSADGVRHRNLPQAQSSPIPSHQFPYLMQGCPGLLQFTTSKSLGKELEILPKHAICSRSNIGNQFPGQGVPAGFSVYPAFSPLQMIWWQQMYARQYYMQYQAAISAQVTSSTEPVRSAVAQAVNSEHAPANEPAAVPNVAVQENRPVNPNVQMNAQGGPVVNEEDFNRDWLDWMYTFSRAAILLSIVYFYSSFSRFVMVMGAMLLVYLHQAGWFPFRQEGGQQQAANNVEVNRDGQHANNPDLEEMERLMDDGIDEDSGEDAGEDANTEQQPGFMASAWSFITTFFTSLIPEGPPQVGN